The sequence GGTGCTGACCACACGGTTGCGCAGGGTCAGCTGGTTGAGGGTAATCGGGGCAAACAGGTTCGGATAACGCATGGAGAAACCTCGTTATTTCGGCTCAACCGTGAAGATGCAGTGATCGTGGCCTTCACCGGCGCACTGGGTTTCATCGCTGGTGGTGCGGTACTGGTAGCCACAATTCTCACCCACCCAGTCCATGGCACCGGCAAACCAGCCTGCAAACATGTAACAGGCCTTGCCTTCACTCTGCGGCACCCCAGCCACCCCTTGTGCCAGCACAAAGGCAGAGTTATCCAGACGGATGCGGGCATGGCCGGTTTCGGCGTTGGCTTCCACCACCGAAAATTGCCCCCAGCCACGTTGCGACAGGCGCATAAGATAGTGGTTGAACACATCCATGCCCTTCATCTGATGCGTTCTGGCTTCGCTGTCGCACCAGAAGTAGGCGGAACGATAGCCTGCATCGTAGAGAATGGAGCTGTACTCCGGCTTGCCCATCACCAGTTCGACCGCGCGGTGGTTGTTGACGAAAAAATGGCGCGGCACATACAGCATCGGCAGACCGTTGGTCGACCAGACGCCGGTTTGCGGATCCACATCAATCGGTACTTGGGGTTGCATGGCGCTCTCCAGTAGGCACTGCACAACGGGGGATCACGGCCCGGATGGCACCGTATCCAGCATGCAGGCATACTGCCGCAGCCACTGTGGGTGGAATACCGCGTGACCGACAAGTTTTTGCAGGGAGCCGACCAGCGCAGGTCGGAAAACCGCGGACGCGGTGAAATACGGCGGCTTTAGCAGACAGGCTGCAGCAATTGCCCGGGCAAATCATCCATCAATTGCTCATACATCTGCCAATCGTCCAGGCAGCGGCACAGCAAGCGGGTGCCCTCGATCCGGCTGATCGCATCCACCGCCCGCTGCCGGGCGCATTCAGCGCTGAAGCCCTCATCTTGCAGCACGGTTTGCAAGGCAGCGATCCAGCGTCTGCTTGCCTCTCCCATGTGATGACCAAACCGTTCGCGAGCCTCGCCCATGGTATAGACATCAAGCGTACTGGCTTCCTGCCGACGCGCAGGATCCAGTCGCAACCGCTGAATGAAGCCTTGCAGGCGCTCCAGCGGGGTTCCGGCCTCCTGCAAGGCCTGCAGGCCATGATAGAAGTAATCTCCTTCAGCGGAGAGCACCACTGCGGCCATCTCGTCTTTTCCACCCGGGAATTGAAGGTAGAGGCTGCCCTTCCCCAAACCGGTTTCAGCACTGATACGACTCAGCGTGGTGCCGTCATAGCCGTAGGTATGAAATACCCTTCGCAATTGCGCGATCAGGGCGGCACGATCAACAGCCACGCGATAACCTCTTAGCCGGAAGAAGTGAGCAGTGTAGCGCAGTCGTCCTGCTTCTGCCCGCCAGACGGCAGCTGACCCAGAAAGTGCTGTATCGCTACCGCAGCCGCCTCCGGGCAGGTCTGCAGCAAAAAGTGTGGCCCGGCGATCTGCACATGTATCGCCTGTGGCAGGCTTGCACGCAAGCACTGTGTCGTCTTGCGCGGCAGCAGTCGATCAGCGGCAGGATGCAGGCATAGTATGGGTAGCGTCGGTGGCACAGGCGCCGCGCCTTCCCGCTCAACACTGATTGCCCGCAAGCGCTGCAAAATGTGCGCTCTCGGCTGCACGGACCAAGCCGCCTGCAGCCTTTGCCAATACACGCTGGGCAAGCGCCAGGGTGTCGTCAGGAAAAAACGCCCCCAGCGCAAAGGCACACGCTGCAGCGGCAGGCGTGACAGCAAGGGCAGCAGATAGCGCAGGAGTGGCCGGGGTGAGCGGACAAAGGTGGCGCACAGCACCAGTCCCTGCATCCCTGGTGGCGGTTGGCGTGCAATACGCAAGGCCACCGGGCCGGAGAACGATTCCGCCAGCAGCACAAAGGCTTGATCGGGTAGCTGCGTCCGAACCCATGCCGCCAGGGTGTCATAGTCCCCGGCCAGCTGGGCCGGGTAAGCCAGCACCTGCACAGACAGCGATCCGCCCAGCGCACGCAGCAAGGGCTCAAACAGCAAACCGCTGCCATCCAGACCCGGCAATAACACCAATACCACGCCGCCCCCTTCCGCTGCGGAGGAAACCCTCCCTTGACACCCTCTTGCCATGCAAGGACGATGTCATGATCAATATGCCCGAATGTCATACAGCATGAGCCTGATTTCCCGCCTGTTCAAGCGCACGCCCCCAGACTTTGCCGTCGGCCAGGTCTGGACTTACCGACACCGTGCCGGAGAGCCCGGCTCGACCCTGCAAATCTGCCAGATCGACCAGGATGCACGGTTGGGGCGTATTTTCCATATCGGGGTACAGCGCGTACGCATCCCCACACCGGGTGGTGGTCTATGCGAAAACATGCCTCACCTGCCCGTATCGCTGGAAACCCTGCAACAGAGTGTCACAGCCTGGCAGCGGGATGCCCCAGTGCCGGATGACTACCGTGAAGGCTATCAAATCTGGCGCGACGCCTTTGATCGGGGTGAGGCGGGCATTTTCACGATTCCGGTCGCTGACATTCTGGATGTTACGGCCCGCATGGCTGAGCAAGGTCAACCCGCGTGAAGCCGATCCTGCTGCTGGCCCTGCTGACGCTGGCCGGTACGGCAGCACGAGCCCATCCACAGTTCGGTCTGGCTGCGCTGTCCCCGGATGGCAGCTGCGCCGCCTTTGCCACGCCCTTGCCGCCGCAGGTCAAGCGCTTGCGCATGACACAATTGGATACAGCACATCGCCGCCAGTCGCAATGGGTCAGGCTGGGGCCCATGACAGATCAGCCCTGCCCTGCTGCGCAGGCGGCCATGCTGGAAGGTGCGGCTTATTATCCGCTGCAGCTGCCCAAGGCCGTACAGGCACTGAACTATCAGGTGGTCTATACCGATACGCCGTCTTCCATGCCCCACGTACGCGTTTGCAGCAGCCAGGAAGGCCTCTGGTTCTCGGCTTGGTCGGCAAAAGGCCGTAACCGGCTCTGGCATGCCTATGCCTATTTGGGCTATGACGTACAGCCGAACTGCACGGTTGAGGAAACCGAATGATGCGCCGCTCGTTGCTGGCCGCCTTGCTGTTGCTCACCAGCCTGGGCAGTCTGGCGCATAGCCCATGCCCGCCCCCCACCCTCTTTCAACCACAGGTCAAGCAACACTTTGAGCAGGGGCAGCTCACTGCCCTGCTGGATCGTGCACAGCCGGTCACCGTTGTGCTGGACAATGAATATGATGAGCAGACACCCCGTCGTCGCCTGCACTTTTCCCCTGCCGAGGCACGCCGCTGGCTGGATGCGCAACTGAGCGGCAGTGAAACCCGACTTGTCCCTGAGCCGGTGCATTGCAATCAGCGCGGGTGCCGCTATACCGCGCCCGAACTGACGGTACACCACGCGGTGTATCTACTGGGCTGGCAATACACGGCAGGGCGTTGTCCCCGCCTGAATCTGGTGCACCTTATGCTGGGATGAACAAAAATTGCGCTTGCAATTTATTGAACGTCGTATAAAAATGCACACCGTTCAATTTAAAGGTGTGCAGCATGGATGCGCCAGGTCGTCGGGAACGCAAGCAGCAAGAATCCGCTCAGCATATTGCGGAAGTCGCCATGACCCTCTTCGGGCAACATGGCTATGACGCGGTCAGCATGGAGGATATTGCCCGTGAAGCGGATGTCGCCAAAGGCACCTTGTACAAGCGCTTTCCGGTCAAGGAGGCCATCCTGGCCCATCATTTCCAGCAAGACCTGCAACAGCTGCAACCCCTGATTCAGCAGAGCCTGCGAAACGAGCCGGACTGCCCAAGCCGCCTTCGCGCCTATTTCCGCCAGGCAGCCCTGTGGAGCCAGCGCCACCGCGCTTACCTGCGCCCCTGGCTGGCCTATCGCTATGCACGTGCGTTTGATCCCGACGTCCCCAGAAGCGGCGCCGGTCAGGCTCTGGCGGCCTTGCTGGCCGAAGGCGTACGCTGTGGCGAGATCCGTAACGATATTCCGCTGGAAGAGTTGCTGCTGGGTCTGGAGTATCTGCACTCCAGCGCCCTAATGCGCTGGCTGTCCAATGAGCAGGTGGACCTGGGCCAAAGCCTGGACCATATGCTGACCCTGTTTCTGCAAGGCTCGGAGCACCCATCATGCTGATCGACTGGCCCGAGACGTTCACACGTGGTCCTGCCGAAACCGGCGGTAAGGCCTGGCAACTTTCGCGCCTGCACCGCTACGGCTTTCCGGTGACCGAAGGTCGGGTCCTCCCCGCCCAAGCCTATCGTGACTGGGTTGCCGCAGGCCGCCCCGCCTTGCGCGACCACCCCGCTGCGTGGGACTGGCTATGGCAGCTGCCTGCCCACTGGCGGCAGCGCTCCCTGGCTATCCGCTCATCCGCGCTGGCTGAAGATGGGCCGGAGCATTCTTTTGCCGGCATTCACCACACCACGCTGGGCGCGGTCGGCATTGAGGCGATCCTGAGCGGCATCGAGGCGGTCTTCCGTTCGGTGGATAGTCCGCAGGCCGTAGCCTACCGTGAGCACTTCCAGATTGATGCCGCATCGGTCGCCATGGCTGTGGTCATCATGCCTTTGCTGACGGCTAACAGCGCAGGGGTCTGCTTTACCTGCAACCCACAGCAGGGGCGCCGCGATCAGGTGCTGATCCAGGCCACGCTGGGCCTCGGTGAAGCACTGGTATCGGGTGCAACGGAACCAGACGAAGCCTTGCTGACCTATGACAGTAACCAGCAGCTGCAGCAGGATTACTACCGCATTGGTCGCAAGCAAGTGCAAACCCACAGCTCGCTGCATGGCCCGGTAGAGACCCGCAGCAGCGAGCAGGCTGCCTCCATGCGTGCGCTATCAGAGCAACAGGTGCAGCAGCTGGCGGCTTGCTGCATTGAAGCGGCTTATGCGCTGGACGATACCCAGACCGCCTGGGACATTGAGTGGGCCTGGCAAGCCAACCAGCTCTACCTGCTGCAGGCACGGCCCGTCACCCGTTTGGGCGAAGCGCTACCGGCCGCGCTGGCTAATCAGACGGGATTCTGGTCCAACGCCAATACCAAGGATGTCATCCCGCACCAGCTGAGCCCGCTCGATAGCAGTGTCATGGGCATCATGGTCAATCGCATGCTCACCGTAACCGGCAAACTGTTGCAATACCCCTTCCACCCGGGAGCGGTGCGTACTCGCCTGCTTAATGGCCGTGCCTATCTGCACCTCAGCCTGCTGCAATGGGAGTTCCACGATGGCTTTGGCTTTGCGCCAGCCTCCACCAATCAGCTGGCCGGTGGGACCCAGCCTGAAATTACGGTGCCGCCACTCAGTAAGCAGCACAAGCGACTCGTGCTACGCCGCATGCTGCGCATTACGCCTTCGATGATGCGCTTGCGTCGCAAGGCCAACAAACTGCATGCCGATGCGCTGGAAGAAGCACGCAACTGGCTCCCCGCTGGATGGGCGCAATGGGAAAACCAGCAACTCGCGCAGGAGATTGACCGACTATACCGCCATGTCTGGCAGCAGGAGGAGCTGCAGCGACTACAGACCGGCAGCGGCGTGACCTATACCCTGCTGCTGGGCAAGCTGTCCCAACGCATGCCGAGGGCTGAAGCACAGCAACTGTTGAGTGGTTTGCTGGCGGACCAGCCTTCCAGCATCACCATGCAGCAGAACCTGCAACTGATGGACGTTGCCCGGCTGGCCCGACAGCACGCTGACGTTGTGAGCTGGCTGCGTAGCCCGGAGCGGGATCAGCAGCCATGGGACACCACCTGGGCAGCTGACCATCCTTTCCGCATGGCCTTTGCCGATTTCCTCAAGACCTATGGCCATCGCGCCATCTATGAGTCGGACAGCACCCAGCCGCGCTGGGCAGAAAACCCGGCTTATTTGCTGGACTGTCTGGCGGGCTGGCTGGATGTGGACTTTGACACCCTCGCGGTCCATCGCAAACAGCGGGCTGAAGCGGCCCGGCGCGCCCTGCGCAGCAAGCTGCCCTGGTATCGCCGCCTGCTGCTGCCGGGCATGCTCAAGCAAAGCGCGCTCGAATTCTCACAGCGCGAGCAAGCCCGCAGCTCACTGGTCAGCTATATCCTGCCGCAACGGCGCATGCTGCTCGAAGCGGGGCGTCGCCTGCAGCAGGCGGGCGAGCTGGCTGCGCCAGAGCACATTTTCTGGCTGGTGCGAGAAGAGATCCCGCTCGCCTTATCTGGCGCACGCGCAGGACGCTGGGCAGCACTGGTGGCCGACCGGCAATTGCAACGCCAGCACTGGGAGCATAATCCGGCGCCGGATGTGGTGTTCTATGGCACCACGCAGCCGGTCAGCACGCCAGCAGCGACTGAGGTGGCACCTTCGGACGTTCTCAAGGGGCTGCCCGTCTCCAATGGCCGGGTGCAAGGCAAGGTGCGACGCTTGCGCCACCCCAGCGAAGGCACCCGCCTGGCCACGGGTGAAATCCTGCTCGCGCCCTCGACAGACCCTGGCTGGACACCGCTGTTCCTCAAGGCAGCCGGGCTGATTCTGGAAACCGGTGGCTATCTGTCGCACGGTGCCATCGTGGCGCGCGAGTTTGGCCTGCCCGCTGTGGTCAACATCACCCACGCCATGACCTTGCTGCAGGACGGGGATGAGGTCGAGCTTTGTGGTGATACCGGGGAGGTGCGCCGCCTCGCTCCGCAAGCCTGACCGCTGCCCATGCACCGCCCACCGAGGGTCGCCACCTGCGGCTTGCCCTCGGCGCGGCTTTCGGTCAGAATAGCTGCTGTCCCAATGTTGAGCTTCTGAACGCTCCATCATGACTTTCAATACCCTGAAACCGGATTGGCGATGGCGTCGCGCGTAAGCGCCCGCCCGGCTTTTTGCAGCTTCCGTTTTCAGGAGTTCCGGCATGTTTGCCCTCCCCGCTTCGCCCCGTATCATCGTGTTTCACCCTGTCCCCGCTGTGGGGGCATGGCCCTGGCGCCCCGCGCCTTAACGACCCTCTTCCCCTTTGCCGCCGGGCCTTCCTGCAGGAATTGGCCCGCCCCCGGATACCCCGTGGCGCCCGGATTGCGCCATGCTGAAATGACTAAGGATACCTTCCAACATGCTGGTCCTGATTGATAACTACGACAGCTTTACCTATAACCTGGCGCAGTACTTTGGCGAGTTGAACCAAGAGGTCAGGGTCTACCGCAACGATGAAATCAGCGTTGCCGACATTGAGGCCATGAAGCCAGATCATCTGGTGGTCTCCCCCGGCCCGTGCACCCCAAACGAAGCCGGTATCTCGGTGGCAGCCATTCTGCACTTTGCGGGCAAGCTGCCGATCCTCGGCGTCTGCCTCGGGCACCAGTCCATCGGGCAGGCATTTGGCGGCAAGATCGTCCACGCCCAACAACTGATGCACGGCAAGACCTCACCGGTACACCATCGCGGCACCAGCTGCTTTACCGGCCTGCCCAATCCGGTCACCTGCACCCGTTACCACTCACTGGTGATTGAGCGTGCCAGCCTGCCGGATTGCCTGGAGGTCACCGCCTGGACCGAGGATCAGGAAATCATGGGGGTACGCCACCGCAGCCTGCCGATCCACGGCGTGCAGTTCCATCCGGAATCCATCCTCACCGAGCATGGCCACGCCATGCTGCAAAACTTCCTGACGGGGGCCGCATGAACGCCCCGCTGACCCCATCGCTTACTGGAGATACCGGCATGATTACCCCGCAAGAAGCCCTGGTGCGTGTCATCGAGCACCGCGAAATCTTCCATGACGAAATGCTGCACCTGATGCGCATGATCATGCGCGGTGAAATGAGCCCGGTACAAATGGCCGGGCTCATCATTGGCCTGCGCGTGAAAAAAGAGACCGTGGGTGAGATCACCGCCGCGGCCCAGGTGATGCGCGAGTTTGCCACCAAGGTGGAGCTGGATGACCACACCCATCTGGTCGACATCGTCGGCACCGGTGGTGACGCCTCGCATACCTTCAACATCTCCACCACCAGCATGTTTGTCGCCGCCGCCGCTGGCGCGCGCGTCGCCAAGCATGGTGGCCGCTCGGTATCCAGCAGTTCAGGCAGCGCCGATGTGCTGGAATCGCTGGGTGCCAACATCAATCTCCCCCCTGCCAAGGTGGCCGAGTGCATCCGTGAAACCGGCATCGGCTTCATGTTCGCCCCCAACCACCACAGCGCCATGAAACACGCAGCGCCGGTGCGCAAGGAACTGGGCGTGCGTACCCTGTTCAACATCCTCGGGCCACTCACCAACCCGGCTGGTGCCAAGAACCAGCTGATGGGCGTGTTCCATCCGGACCTGGTCGGCATCCAGGTTCGCGTGTTGCAGCGGCTGGGCAGCGAGCATGTGCTGGTGGTGTACGGCATGAACGGCATGGATGAGCTCTCGCTCTCCGGCGAAAGCATGGTGGGCGAACTGGTGAATGGCCAGATTCGCGAGTATGTGGTCCACCCGGCGGATTTCGGCATGCCGGTCTATGACAGCCGCGTGCTACGGGTGGCCGACGTGGATGCCTCCAAGGCCAAGGTATACGAGGCGCTGGACAATGCAGAAGGCCCGGTACGCGATATCGTGCTGCTCAATGCCGGCGCCGCCCTCTACGCGGCGCAAGTATGCGGCAACATCAGCGAAGGCGTAACGCTCGCCCGTGTGGCGGTTGCCAGCGGTGCCGCCCGCGCCAAGCTGGAGCAATTCGTCCGCGTCACCCAGCAGCTAGCCCAATAACCCCCCGCCCCTGCGGGGGCGCTTGACCCTGCGAGCCGTACACCATGTCTGACATTCTGCAACGCATCCTCAGCGTGAAGGCGGAGGAAGTCGCCGCTGCCCGCCAGCACACCAGCCAGGCCATGCTGGAAGCCCAGATCGCCCAACAAGGCCCAACGCGGGATTTTGTCGGCGCCATCCGCGCCCGGCATGCCCGGCAGCACCCGGCCATCATCGCCGAGATCAAAAAGGCCAGCCCCAGCAAAGGCGTGATCCGCGAGGATTTCGAGCCCGCCAGCATCGCCGCTTCTTATGCCAGCGCAGGCGCAGCCTGCCTGTCGGTGCTCACCGATGCCCCCTTCTTCCAGGGCTCACCGGACTACCTGAAAGCCGCCCGTCAGGCGTGCGATCTGCCCGTCTTGCGCAAAGACTTCCTGGTCGATGCTTACCAAGTCTACGAAGCACGGGCGATGGGTGCAGACTGCATCCTGCTGATCGCCGCCGCGCTGAGCCTGGCACAGATGCAGGACATGGAGCGTCTGGCCCATCAACTGGGCATGGCGGTGCTAGTGGAAGTGCACAATGGCGACGAACTGACCGCCGCCCTGCAACTGAGCACCCCGCTGATCGGCATCAACAACCGTAACCTGCGCACCTTTGAGGTCAGCCTCGATACTACGCTGGACCTGCTGGCCCGCATCCCCGCCGACCGTATCGTGGTCACCGAAAGCGGCATCCTGCAAGCGGCGGATGTCGCGCTGATGCAGCAACATCAGGTACACACCTATCTGGTGGGCGAAGCCTTCATGCGCCAGCCCGATCCCGGCGTAGCCTTGCAGGCATTGTTCGGCAACTTCAACGCCTGACAGATTCACCCGCCACCACCGACTGATGATCAGGACTCAGCACGGAGAACATCATGACACAGGAAATCGCAACCCTCGGTGGTGGCTGCTTTTGGTGCCTGGAAGCCATTTTCCAGCAACTGCGTGGCGTGGAGAAGGTGGTATCCGGCTACAGTGGCGGGCATGTGCTCAATCCGGATTACAAGCAGGTGTGCCAGGGCACCACGGGCCATGCTGAAGTGGTGCAGGTCACATTTGATCCAGCGCAGATCGGCTATACGGACCTGCTGACGGTGTTCTTTACCATGCACGACCCGACCACGCTCAACCGGCAAGGGCATGATGTGGGCACCCAGTACCGCTCGGTGATTTTCAGCCATGATGACCATCAGGCGCGTATCGCCCGCGAGCTGATGCAGCAGCTGGCTCCCGAGTTTGACCAGCCTATCGTCACCGAGATCCGCCCGCTGGAGGTCTTCTACCCGGCGGAAGACTACCATCAGGACTACTACCAGCAACACCGCCAGCAGCCCTACTGCATGGCGGTGATCAGCCCCAAGCTCAGCGCGCTGCGCCGCAAGTTCGCGGCTCAAACCAAGCCAAGTTAATCCTCTGGCAGTGGCACCCGTAGCGCCAGGTCACGGTGGCAGGGCATGCTGTCGCCCACGCCGGGGCAGCCGAGCTGGTGCCATTCCCGCTGCGACAGCAGCAAGACCCAGTGTTGCCCGCTCTCTTCGACCTGAAGCTCGATCTGGCCGCCCAGCCGCTGTAATTGCCGAATGCAGGCATTGGCCGGGCCGTTGAAGCTGAACGCGTGCTCCGGCCACAGTCCGTCTGCATCCAGATTGCGGTGACCGAGGAAACGGGCTGCCCAGCGGCTGCCCGGCTGGTGGTAAAGCTGGTGCGCCGGGGCGCAGTGAATCAGCCGGCCTTGCCGGATCAATGCAATGCGGTCGCCCAGCTGGAAGGCTTCGCGCTGATCGTGGGTGACCAGCAGGCAGGGGATCGCCGCCTCACACAGCACCTCGCGCAGCATGGCTTGCAGCTCGCCACGCAGCGATTCGTCCAGGTTGGAGAAGGGTTCATCCAGCAGCAGCAGCCGGGGGGCGGCTGCCAGTGCACGTGCCACCGCCACCCGTTGCTGCTGCCCGCCAGACAAGGTCCACACCGGTCTGCCTGCCAGCGCTTCGAGCTGCAGGCGCTGCATCCAGTGATCAACCCGCTCAGTACGCTGGCGGGCATCGGTTTTCTGCACGGTAGGCGCAAAGGCGACGTTGTTCACCACGCTCAGGTGCGGGAACAGTGCGTAGTCCTGAAACACCATGGCGAACTGCCGCTGCTCGGCAGGCACTTCGGCCAGATCCTGCCCTTGCCAGCACACCCGCCCCTGATCCGGGCGCTCCAGCCCGGCCACCAGCTTCAGCAAGGTGCTTTTGCCGCAGCCAGACGGCCCCAGCAGGACCAGTGTTTCGGTGCCCTGCAGTTGCAGGCTGATCTGGTTCACCGCCAGTTGTGCGGCGCCGGGGTAGTGTCGGCACACCCCTTGCAGTTCAAGCACGCTGCCGCCCTCCCATGATCAAGGCAAAGACACCGCTGGCCAGCAACAGCAACTGGCAGGCCGCGGCTTGCGCCTGTAGCAAGTTGGTCCTGCCCGGGCGGCCCAGATGTTCATAAATCAGGGTGGTCACCGTGGCCCATTCCGGACGTTGCAGAAACAGGGTCACGGCAAACTCGCCCAGCATGCTGGCGGCAGCAAAGGCCAGCCCCACCCGCAGGCCGGGCAGCAATTGGGGCCAGACCACACGCCAGCCCGTCTGCCAGATGTTTGCCCCCAGGTTGCGCGCCGCCTGCGCCTGCTGCGGCGGTAGTTGCCGCCAGGCCAGCGTGAGGTTGCGGGTGACAAAGGGATACGCCAGCAGCACGTAGCCCGCGATCAACAAAGCCAGGCTGCCTGCCCACGCCGGATAGCTGATCAGCAAACCCAGCGACAATACGGAGGCGGACACCAGATACGGCGCGTAGCCCGCCAGTGCCCCCAGGCGCGGCCAACGCAACAGCACGCGGGCGAGCACCGCCCCCAGTACCGCCGCCAGCGGCAACGTCAACAAGGCAAAGCGCAGGGTATTGCCCACCGCAGGCCACCAGCTTTCGTCCTGCCACAGCAGACGGTAGCCCGCCCCGCCCTGTGCCAGGCTTTGCCACAGCAAAGCCAGTAAGGGTGCCAGTACCAGCGCACTGACCAGCAGCATCAGCAGGCTGGCCAGCAGTTTATGCAGGCGGGTCAAAGGCCAGTGCATCGGGAGGCCGCTTTGCGGCAGGGGCAGCACGCGCTCCTGCCGTGCATACAAGCCCACCAGCAGCGCACACCAGAGACATTGCAGCAGGGCCAGCACGCTGGCGGTGCCGAGGTCCAGCTGCATGGTGGTGAGACTGTAGATTTCCACTTCCAGCGTGGACCAGAAACGCCCGCCCAGCATCAGGGCTACGCCAAAGCTGGTGGAGCAGAACAGGAAGGTCAGCAGCAAGGCGGCCAGCACGCCGGGGCGAATCACCGGCCACACCACGCGGCGCAAAATCTGCGCGGGTGATGCGCCCAGCGTGCGGGCGGCCATGATGCTGGAAGCCGGTACTCGCCCCAGCGCGGTGTAACTCATCCACACCACCAGACCGAGGTTATAGAACAGATAACCCCACATCAGCAGCGGGAAGCCCTCCTCCAGCGACCACGGCAACACGCCGGTATGGCCTACCAGCGACAGCACCGCAAGCGCAGCAACTACCGTAGGTACCAGAAAGGGCAACAGCAAGGCCCGCAACCACCAGCGATGCCCAGGAAAGCGCCAGGTAAAACAATACCAGGCCACTGGCACGCCCAGCACACCACATAGCAGGGCTGCCAACGCCCCTTGCAGTACCGTGAGTCCGATCCGCTTCCAGTAATACCCGTCACCAAGTACCAGCACGCTGGACGCCCCGCCGCTCGCCAGCATGTGGCAGAAGGGCCAGACCACCACCACAAGCAGGTAGGCCAGCGTCAGCCCCCCCAGCGCGCCCAGTAACAGGCGTGGCAAACGGTCAGCGTGCCGGGTGGTCATGATGTGCGTACGTCAGCTCAAGGCCGCATGATGCGGGTCCAGCGCGCCACCCAGTCTTGCAACTGCTGTGCATTCTGGCTGACCACCGGTTGCTCATTCTTGTTGCTGCCCTGCGGCGCCTGGGCGAAACGATAGCTGTCATCCAGCTTCACCGTTTGCAGCACCGGGAACATCCACATGGAGGTGGGCAGCTCCTGCTGCACGCCTTCCGATTGCAGGAAAGCAATGAAAGCCTTGCCCAGTGCGGCTTCCTTGCCCCCCTTGACCAAGGCGACGCCTTCTACCTGCATGAAGCGGCTGCCCGGCAGATACAGATTATCGGTGGGCGGCTCTTTCAGCTTGCCTTCGCTGTAGAACAGCTCCGCA is a genomic window of Leeia aquatica containing:
- a CDS encoding 4-vinyl reductase; this translates as MQPQVPIDVDPQTGVWSTNGLPMLYVPRHFFVNNHRAVELVMGKPEYSSILYDAGYRSAYFWCDSEARTHQMKGMDVFNHYLMRLSQRGWGQFSVVEANAETGHARIRLDNSAFVLAQGVAGVPQSEGKACYMFAGWFAGAMDWVGENCGYQYRTTSDETQCAGEGHDHCIFTVEPK
- a CDS encoding TetR/AcrR family transcriptional regulator translates to MAVDRAALIAQLRRVFHTYGYDGTTLSRISAETGLGKGSLYLQFPGGKDEMAAVVLSAEGDYFYHGLQALQEAGTPLERLQGFIQRLRLDPARRQEASTLDVYTMGEARERFGHHMGEASRRWIAALQTVLQDEGFSAECARQRAVDAISRIEGTRLLCRCLDDWQMYEQLMDDLPGQLLQPVC
- a CDS encoding alpha/beta fold hydrolase; translation: MVLVLLPGLDGSGLLFEPLLRALGGSLSVQVLAYPAQLAGDYDTLAAWVRTQLPDQAFVLLAESFSGPVALRIARQPPPGMQGLVLCATFVRSPRPLLRYLLPLLSRLPLQRVPLRWGRFFLTTPWRLPSVYWQRLQAAWSVQPRAHILQRLRAISVEREGAAPVPPTLPILCLHPAADRLLPRKTTQCLRASLPQAIHVQIAGPHFLLQTCPEAAAVAIQHFLGQLPSGGQKQDDCATLLTSSG
- a CDS encoding TetR/AcrR family transcriptional regulator → MDAPGRRERKQQESAQHIAEVAMTLFGQHGYDAVSMEDIAREADVAKGTLYKRFPVKEAILAHHFQQDLQQLQPLIQQSLRNEPDCPSRLRAYFRQAALWSQRHRAYLRPWLAYRYARAFDPDVPRSGAGQALAALLAEGVRCGEIRNDIPLEELLLGLEYLHSSALMRWLSNEQVDLGQSLDHMLTLFLQGSEHPSC
- a CDS encoding PEP/pyruvate-binding domain-containing protein, with product MLIDWPETFTRGPAETGGKAWQLSRLHRYGFPVTEGRVLPAQAYRDWVAAGRPALRDHPAAWDWLWQLPAHWRQRSLAIRSSALAEDGPEHSFAGIHHTTLGAVGIEAILSGIEAVFRSVDSPQAVAYREHFQIDAASVAMAVVIMPLLTANSAGVCFTCNPQQGRRDQVLIQATLGLGEALVSGATEPDEALLTYDSNQQLQQDYYRIGRKQVQTHSSLHGPVETRSSEQAASMRALSEQQVQQLAACCIEAAYALDDTQTAWDIEWAWQANQLYLLQARPVTRLGEALPAALANQTGFWSNANTKDVIPHQLSPLDSSVMGIMVNRMLTVTGKLLQYPFHPGAVRTRLLNGRAYLHLSLLQWEFHDGFGFAPASTNQLAGGTQPEITVPPLSKQHKRLVLRRMLRITPSMMRLRRKANKLHADALEEARNWLPAGWAQWENQQLAQEIDRLYRHVWQQEELQRLQTGSGVTYTLLLGKLSQRMPRAEAQQLLSGLLADQPSSITMQQNLQLMDVARLARQHADVVSWLRSPERDQQPWDTTWAADHPFRMAFADFLKTYGHRAIYESDSTQPRWAENPAYLLDCLAGWLDVDFDTLAVHRKQRAEAARRALRSKLPWYRRLLLPGMLKQSALEFSQREQARSSLVSYILPQRRMLLEAGRRLQQAGELAAPEHIFWLVREEIPLALSGARAGRWAALVADRQLQRQHWEHNPAPDVVFYGTTQPVSTPAATEVAPSDVLKGLPVSNGRVQGKVRRLRHPSEGTRLATGEILLAPSTDPGWTPLFLKAAGLILETGGYLSHGAIVAREFGLPAVVNITHAMTLLQDGDEVELCGDTGEVRRLAPQA
- a CDS encoding aminodeoxychorismate/anthranilate synthase component II, yielding MLVLIDNYDSFTYNLAQYFGELNQEVRVYRNDEISVADIEAMKPDHLVVSPGPCTPNEAGISVAAILHFAGKLPILGVCLGHQSIGQAFGGKIVHAQQLMHGKTSPVHHRGTSCFTGLPNPVTCTRYHSLVIERASLPDCLEVTAWTEDQEIMGVRHRSLPIHGVQFHPESILTEHGHAMLQNFLTGAA
- the trpD gene encoding anthranilate phosphoribosyltransferase, which produces MITPQEALVRVIEHREIFHDEMLHLMRMIMRGEMSPVQMAGLIIGLRVKKETVGEITAAAQVMREFATKVELDDHTHLVDIVGTGGDASHTFNISTTSMFVAAAAGARVAKHGGRSVSSSSGSADVLESLGANINLPPAKVAECIRETGIGFMFAPNHHSAMKHAAPVRKELGVRTLFNILGPLTNPAGAKNQLMGVFHPDLVGIQVRVLQRLGSEHVLVVYGMNGMDELSLSGESMVGELVNGQIREYVVHPADFGMPVYDSRVLRVADVDASKAKVYEALDNAEGPVRDIVLLNAGAALYAAQVCGNISEGVTLARVAVASGAARAKLEQFVRVTQQLAQ
- the trpC gene encoding indole-3-glycerol phosphate synthase TrpC; amino-acid sequence: MSDILQRILSVKAEEVAAARQHTSQAMLEAQIAQQGPTRDFVGAIRARHARQHPAIIAEIKKASPSKGVIREDFEPASIAASYASAGAACLSVLTDAPFFQGSPDYLKAARQACDLPVLRKDFLVDAYQVYEARAMGADCILLIAAALSLAQMQDMERLAHQLGMAVLVEVHNGDELTAALQLSTPLIGINNRNLRTFEVSLDTTLDLLARIPADRIVVTESGILQAADVALMQQHQVHTYLVGEAFMRQPDPGVALQALFGNFNA